One Ammospiza caudacuta isolate bAmmCau1 chromosome 11, bAmmCau1.pri, whole genome shotgun sequence genomic window carries:
- the TMEM41A gene encoding transmembrane protein 41A: protein MWRRPAGLLLVFVTATAALWLLSVRLSAGQTRRALRFPADLEELRELAEALRDYERQHRGAALALFCGAYLYKQSFAIPGSSLLNVLAGALFGPWMGLVLCSVLTSVGATFCYLLSAAFGKQLIVHFFPEKVALLQGKVEENRSCLFFFLLFLRLFPMTPNWFLNLSAPILNIPLSQFFLSVLIGLTPYNFICVQTGAILSQITSLDAIFSWDTLLKLLAMAVAALIPGTLIKRYSKKHLKLDGDKQAQTLNGRKSL, encoded by the exons ATGTGGCGGCGCCCGGCTGGGCTCCTGCTCGTCTTCGTGACCGCCACGGCCGCGCTGTGGCTGCTGTCGGTGCGGCTGAGCGCGGGGCAGACGCGCAG GGCGCTGCGGTTCCCGGcggacctggaggagctgcggGAGCTGGCCGAGGCGCTGCGGGACTACGAGCGACAGCACCGGGGCGCGGCGCTGGCCCTGTTCTGCGGCGCGTACCTGTACAAGCAGAGTTTCGCCATTCCCGGCTCCAGCCTCCTG AATGTCCTGGCTGGAGCACTCTTTGGACCATGGatggggctggtgctgtgctCAGTGCTCACATCTGTGGGAGCCACTTTCTGCtacctgctctctgcagcttttgGCAAGCAGCTCATAGTGCACTTCTTCCCTGAGAAGGTGGCTCTGCTGCAAGGGAAG GTAGAAGAGAACAGGAGCTGcctatttttcttcttgttgttcCTGAGGCTGTTCCCCATGACACCAAACTGGTTTCTGAACCTCTCGGCTCCCATTTTAAACATCCCCCTGTCCCAGTTCTTCCTCTCCGTTCTCATTG GCCTTACACCATACAATTTCATCTGTGTGCAGACAGGGGCCATTCTGTCCCAAATCACCTCTCTGGATGCCATCTTCTCCTGGGACACACTGCTCAAGCTGCTGGCCATGGCTGTGGCAGCGCTGATTCCAGGAACCCTCATCAAGAGATACAGCAAGAAACACCTGAAGCTGGATGGAGACAAGCAAGCTCAGACACTAAATGGCAGAAAGAGCTTGTGA